A window of Cohnella herbarum contains these coding sequences:
- a CDS encoding formyltransferase family protein, whose translation MTTIFMTGSHPRHLHIAKRLYDEGLLCGLLVEKREDFVPSPSLSWPEIDRNNFIRHFHDRDLSEQRSFGVIKLDYFKGIPIKQVTIDQLNSLETAQWVGSMYSETVLSYGIHKLNDDMLAALPERAWNIHGGLSPWYRGNTTLFWPFYFLKPNWAGMTIHHLTSKLDGGSIIHHSVPQLSQGEGIHDVACNAVKQVAEDLIHILKLVRNNQKIVAVPQRSNGKLFMSADWMPQHLRLIYNTFDNDIVDRYLNGEFAPDAPNLVKAF comes from the coding sequence ATGACTACGATTTTCATGACCGGCTCACACCCTAGGCACTTGCATATCGCTAAGAGATTATACGACGAAGGCCTTCTTTGCGGATTACTCGTCGAGAAGCGTGAGGATTTTGTGCCAAGTCCGTCTTTAAGCTGGCCTGAAATAGATAGAAATAACTTCATCAGGCATTTCCATGATCGTGATCTTTCCGAGCAGAGATCATTTGGCGTGATTAAGCTCGATTACTTTAAGGGAATTCCTATTAAACAAGTAACCATTGATCAATTGAATAGTCTGGAGACGGCTCAGTGGGTTGGCTCTATGTATTCGGAAACCGTTCTCAGTTATGGCATTCATAAGCTGAATGACGACATGCTGGCCGCTTTGCCCGAACGCGCATGGAACATCCACGGAGGTCTTTCCCCATGGTATAGAGGCAACACGACGCTGTTCTGGCCTTTTTATTTCCTGAAGCCGAACTGGGCGGGGATGACTATCCATCATCTAACCTCGAAGCTGGACGGTGGATCCATTATTCATCATTCAGTACCTCAATTAAGCCAAGGGGAAGGAATACATGATGTGGCTTGCAATGCTGTAAAGCAAGTCGCGGAGGATCTGATCCATATCCTCAAGCTTGTTCGCAATAATCAGAAGATCGTAGCAGTTCCGCAGAGAAGCAACGGCAAGTTATTCATGTCCGCGGATTGGATGCCGCAGCATCTCAGATTAATTTACAACACCTTCGACAATGATATCGTAGATCGGTATTTGAACGGGGAGTTCGCACCGGATGCTCCGAACTTGGTTAAAGCATTTTAA
- the pseH gene encoding UDP-4-amino-4,6-dideoxy-N-acetyl-beta-L-altrosamine N-acetyltransferase has translation MIEFVKLQECHLEQVLGWRTKAAVTQYMYNDIEYNLENQIKWYETISQSNSEKYWVISIKGLLVGLISLNGIDQKNKRTSWGYYIGDEQYGIYGGIIPPYLYNYIFYELNFNKITAEVMEGNENIMKIHKLHGYRDVGVYQQHVFKYQRFHDVYVMELTKSQWELKSKLFKNYKGRFEE, from the coding sequence ATGATAGAATTTGTCAAGTTGCAAGAATGTCACCTTGAACAAGTGCTAGGTTGGAGAACGAAAGCTGCTGTCACTCAATATATGTACAATGATATCGAGTATAATTTAGAAAATCAGATAAAGTGGTATGAGACAATTTCCCAATCAAACTCGGAAAAGTATTGGGTTATATCAATTAAAGGTCTTTTGGTAGGTTTAATTTCGTTGAACGGAATCGACCAAAAGAATAAAAGGACTAGCTGGGGTTACTACATCGGAGACGAGCAATACGGAATATATGGGGGGATTATTCCCCCTTACTTATATAATTATATATTTTATGAACTGAATTTTAATAAAATTACGGCTGAAGTGATGGAAGGAAACGAGAACATCATGAAAATCCATAAGCTGCATGGATATCGAGATGTTGGCGTTTATCAACAACATGTGTTTAAGTATCAAAGGTTTCATGATGTTTATGTTATGGAGCTAACTAAGTCACAGTGGGAACTGAAGT
- a CDS encoding DUF4910 domain-containing protein has protein sequence MDQLFDSLFPICRSITGEGLRETLSLLTEHLPLENFAVPTGTRVFDWEIPQEWVIRDAWLKDPHGNVIADFKVSNLHIVNYSEPIHVKLSLDEMKKHLYTVPHLPKAIPYVTSYYKRRWGFCISHEVLEALPEGEYEAFIDSSFIQGELNYGHSVLPGKSDREVLISSYICHPSLANNELSGPLVATFLYKRIAQWQQRRFTYRFVFLPETIGSISYLHRFGDHLKQNLHAGLVLTCLGGEKSLSYKLSRSGFNPIDRIWKQMLAQESLQGNTRHFTPEHGSDERQYCSPGFNLPVGQMSRMVYGAYPGYHNSLDTKETMTIEALQHSVDDLEKILLANEAEGYYINRFPYGEVKLDKHGLYPDMNSSTTFVRSNNQIEDNRVQLNRTLTFLNYADGEHLLTEIADLCRCSIESLLPYVKLLSQKGIIDGPYFEKGVSL, from the coding sequence ATGGATCAATTGTTCGACAGTTTATTTCCGATATGCCGAAGCATCACGGGGGAAGGGCTCCGTGAGACCCTTTCATTGCTAACAGAGCATCTCCCGCTTGAGAATTTTGCCGTACCCACAGGTACTCGGGTATTTGATTGGGAAATCCCGCAAGAGTGGGTTATCCGCGATGCTTGGTTAAAGGATCCTCATGGCAATGTGATTGCTGATTTTAAGGTATCCAATTTACACATTGTCAACTATAGCGAACCCATACATGTTAAGTTGTCTCTGGATGAAATGAAAAAGCACTTGTATACCGTTCCACATCTTCCGAAGGCTATCCCTTATGTGACTTCTTACTACAAGAGAAGATGGGGGTTTTGTATTTCTCATGAAGTGCTGGAAGCATTGCCGGAAGGCGAATATGAGGCATTTATCGATAGTTCATTTATTCAAGGTGAGCTGAACTATGGACACTCTGTTTTGCCTGGGAAGAGCGATCGTGAGGTGCTCATCAGTAGCTATATTTGTCATCCTTCTTTGGCCAATAATGAACTAAGTGGACCTCTCGTTGCAACATTTCTGTATAAGCGGATAGCACAATGGCAACAACGCAGGTTTACTTACCGATTTGTCTTTTTACCCGAAACGATTGGGAGTATTTCGTACTTACATCGTTTTGGAGACCACTTAAAGCAGAACTTGCATGCTGGGCTTGTTTTAACGTGTCTGGGTGGAGAAAAATCATTAAGTTATAAGCTTTCCCGATCGGGATTCAACCCAATTGACAGGATATGGAAGCAAATGCTTGCCCAAGAGTCTCTCCAAGGCAACACACGTCATTTTACGCCTGAACATGGATCAGACGAACGCCAATATTGCTCTCCGGGGTTTAATCTTCCTGTAGGGCAAATGTCGCGAATGGTTTATGGAGCATATCCTGGCTATCATAATTCGCTAGATACTAAGGAAACCATGACAATTGAAGCTCTTCAGCACAGCGTGGACGACTTGGAAAAAATACTCCTTGCGAATGAAGCAGAAGGATATTACATTAATCGTTTCCCTTATGGAGAGGTAAAGCTAGATAAGCATGGTTTGTACCCAGATATGAACTCATCTACGACATTTGTACGATCGAATAATCAAATAGAAGATAATCGAGTTCAGTTAAATCGAACCTTAACCTTTCTTAACTATGCGGACGGAGAGCACTTATTAACTGAAATTGCTGACCTATGTCGATGCAGCATTGAAAGCCTCCTCCCCTATGTTAAGTTATTATCACAAAAAGGGATAATCGATGGGCCATATTTTGAGAAGGGGGTTTCATTATGA
- the pseG gene encoding UDP-2,4-diacetamido-2,4,6-trideoxy-beta-L-altropyranose hydrolase, producing the protein MNRRIAVIRADASLAIGTGHVMRCLIIADGLRCAGFKVVFICRMTEGNMADYIESRGFQVYRILAEAPIDFANVSSDAEFTKQIITSFLNPPDWFIVDHYGIDEKWESVIKPIVGRMLIIDDLADRPHIGDMLLDQNISDITKKRYAGLVPEKCIQLLGPKYLLLKPSFYESRRKLRKRNGKVNRILVFFGGSDPTNETAKVLDALYGIDLNFMRVDIIIGQINTNRFELEQSCIKMPNVKLHVQVENMDDFISQADFALGSGGVAMWERCYLGLPSAVTIVADNQRDGVRFAESSGCIWNMGWHEQINSGHYADILSNALAIPEDLLKLGLNGLTLMESQPEAAYNRVLEALLEEI; encoded by the coding sequence GTGAACAGAAGAATAGCAGTCATAAGAGCGGATGCTTCTCTTGCAATAGGAACCGGTCATGTAATGAGGTGTCTAATTATTGCAGATGGCTTGAGGTGTGCGGGATTCAAAGTCGTATTTATATGTCGAATGACAGAGGGCAATATGGCTGACTACATCGAATCTCGTGGGTTTCAAGTATACCGAATACTAGCGGAAGCTCCTATAGACTTCGCGAATGTATCTAGTGACGCCGAGTTTACCAAACAAATCATAACAAGCTTCTTAAATCCACCAGATTGGTTTATTGTGGATCATTACGGCATAGACGAGAAATGGGAAAGCGTTATAAAACCGATTGTCGGTCGCATGCTGATAATCGATGATCTAGCCGATCGCCCCCATATTGGAGATATGTTATTGGATCAAAATATTAGTGATATTACCAAAAAGCGTTATGCAGGTCTAGTTCCGGAGAAGTGCATACAACTCTTGGGACCGAAGTATCTATTGCTTAAACCTTCCTTTTACGAGTCAAGGCGTAAACTTAGGAAGAGAAACGGCAAAGTTAATAGAATTTTGGTTTTTTTTGGTGGGAGCGACCCAACGAATGAGACAGCAAAGGTCTTAGATGCGCTTTATGGTATAGACCTGAATTTCATGCGGGTTGATATTATTATTGGTCAAATTAATACTAATCGCTTTGAGCTAGAGCAAAGTTGCATAAAGATGCCCAATGTCAAATTGCATGTCCAAGTGGAAAACATGGACGATTTCATCTCTCAAGCGGACTTCGCCTTAGGATCAGGAGGAGTCGCCATGTGGGAGCGTTGCTATCTTGGGTTGCCTTCAGCCGTAACAATCGTGGCGGATAACCAAAGAGATGGCGTACGTTTTGCAGAATCATCGGGTTGCATCTGGAATATGGGATGGCATGAACAAATAAATTCGGGTCATTATGCCGATATATTATCTAATGCCCTTGCTATCCCTGAAGATCTGCTAAAGTTGGGATTAAACGGGCTTACATTAATGGAAAGCCAGCCAGAAGCCGCATATAACAGGGTGTTAGAAGCTCTATTGGAGGAAATTTAA
- the pseI gene encoding pseudaminic acid synthase, with product MIQDIAIAGRLIGKGHKPFLIAEMSGNHNQSLDRALAIVDAAADAGADALKLQTYTASTMTLDVHEGDFFISDSNNIWEGTSLYKLYEEAYTPWEWHKPIFDRCKERGILAFSTPFDASAVNFLESLDVPAYKIASFENTDLPLIRKAASTGKPLIISTGMASISELHETVITAREAGCTNLILLKCTSTYPSSPVNSNLATIPHMEQLFQCQVGLSDHTMGVGAAVASVVLGASVIEKHFTFSRADGGVDSTFSLEPQEFRSLAIETERAWQSLGRISYGATGAEKNSLKYRRSLYIAENMKAGDIFNEQNVRAIRPGLGLPTKYLERILGKSAKEDIKKGTPLSWELL from the coding sequence GTGATTCAAGACATCGCGATTGCAGGCCGTTTAATAGGTAAAGGCCATAAGCCGTTTCTCATTGCTGAAATGTCAGGCAATCACAACCAATCTTTGGATCGTGCACTGGCAATCGTCGACGCTGCGGCTGATGCAGGAGCCGATGCGCTCAAGCTTCAGACATATACAGCAAGCACGATGACATTGGACGTTCACGAAGGCGATTTCTTTATTTCGGACTCGAATAACATATGGGAAGGAACTTCTTTGTATAAGCTATATGAGGAAGCGTATACCCCTTGGGAGTGGCACAAACCAATCTTTGATCGCTGCAAAGAACGTGGAATACTCGCTTTCAGTACTCCGTTCGACGCGAGTGCAGTCAATTTTTTAGAATCTTTAGATGTTCCTGCGTATAAAATCGCCTCATTCGAGAATACGGATCTACCATTGATCCGGAAAGCTGCGTCAACTGGGAAGCCGCTTATTATTTCTACGGGGATGGCTTCCATTTCAGAACTTCATGAAACCGTGATTACTGCTCGGGAGGCAGGGTGTACAAACCTTATTTTGTTAAAATGTACAAGCACTTACCCATCCAGTCCCGTCAATTCGAATCTGGCAACTATTCCCCATATGGAACAACTCTTTCAATGCCAAGTCGGTCTATCCGACCACACGATGGGAGTTGGCGCGGCTGTTGCTAGCGTTGTTTTGGGTGCAAGCGTGATCGAGAAGCACTTCACGTTCTCCAGGGCAGATGGGGGAGTGGATTCCACCTTTTCATTGGAGCCGCAGGAATTTCGATCTCTTGCGATAGAGACCGAAAGAGCATGGCAATCGCTTGGACGTATTTCTTATGGCGCTACGGGTGCGGAAAAAAACTCTTTGAAATATAGACGTTCCTTATATATTGCTGAAAATATGAAGGCTGGGGATATATTTAACGAACAGAACGTTCGGGCGATTCGTCCCGGGCTTGGTCTTCCTACCAAGTACTTGGAACGAATTCTAGGTAAATCCGCGAAAGAAGATATTAAGAAAGGAACTCCTCTTTCTTGGGAGTTGCTCTAA
- a CDS encoding cytidylyltransferase domain-containing protein, with protein sequence MKTIVIIQARMGSTRLPGKILLPLGESCVLDYVVHRCRLIPNVEEVVVATSTLPSDDRIVAWCDQHKVSCFRGSEEDVLARFYECSLLYDPDYVIRVTSDCPFVDYRLASIFVETMTDNPTDFAVLKGNLPRGLAVEMISMSALKKIYEIGHELRHREHVTYYAYEFADQFTQTMVQVPSDLQYPELRVTMDTEEDYTLCLAIANAFSGQKDVLSSEVLDYLLRNPDVSALNKHIEQKPVVR encoded by the coding sequence GTGAAAACTATCGTTATCATACAAGCAAGAATGGGGTCAACTCGACTTCCGGGTAAAATACTGCTTCCTCTTGGAGAAAGTTGTGTTCTAGATTATGTAGTTCATCGCTGCAGACTGATTCCGAACGTAGAGGAAGTGGTAGTTGCAACTTCCACGCTACCTTCTGATGATCGGATAGTGGCCTGGTGCGACCAACATAAGGTTTCTTGTTTCAGGGGTTCCGAGGAGGATGTTCTTGCGCGCTTCTATGAGTGTTCATTATTGTACGATCCAGACTATGTGATCCGTGTAACATCGGATTGCCCTTTTGTCGATTATCGTCTTGCTAGTATTTTTGTAGAAACAATGACAGATAACCCAACAGATTTTGCGGTATTAAAAGGAAACCTCCCGCGTGGGCTAGCAGTTGAGATGATCTCGATGTCGGCGCTAAAGAAAATATATGAAATTGGCCATGAACTACGACATCGTGAGCATGTTACCTATTATGCATATGAGTTCGCTGATCAATTTACTCAAACGATGGTCCAAGTGCCGAGCGATTTACAGTATCCTGAGCTTCGCGTTACCATGGATACGGAGGAGGACTATACTCTTTGTTTAGCGATTGCTAATGCATTTTCGGGTCAGAAAGATGTTTTATCTAGTGAAGTTTTAGATTACTTACTGAGGAATCCGGATGTATCCGCATTAAACAAACATATTGAACAAAAGCCGGTGGTAAGGTGA